In Trifolium pratense cultivar HEN17-A07 linkage group LG7, ARS_RC_1.1, whole genome shotgun sequence, a genomic segment contains:
- the LOC123900124 gene encoding protein PHOTOPERIOD-INDEPENDENT EARLY FLOWERING 1 isoform X1, translating into MASKGPRSKVDPEYKAKRQKAVEAPREPRRPKTHWDHVLEEMVWLSKDFESERKWKLAQAKKVSLKASKGMLDQATRGEKKMKEEEQRLRKVALNISKDVKKFWTKIEKLVLYKHQMELDEKKKKALDKQLEFLLGQTERYSTMLAENLVDAHTPAEKISAEHHMSIQCKDIDGDIINEPKEANVAEYQSDAPDHDEEYDVQSDDVSDDDEQTLEEDEALITKEERQEELAALQNEMDLPIEELLKRYAGDKGESAKHESSPECSEDGGNVVRTGDAVDQEELLSENGDHISIRKIGTNDSSMVPGRRCDDSNGDAATPTNNQSQNGDHQSENLKEVPTETAKENVPFDFSDEEEDGDFLSGTEDKDDETTLSEEEKLDRVDAIDPKDEIALLQKESDMPVEELLARYKKDLSDDEDQEDESDYASASSEDHQNSSVHDDAEQKDPAVSVDEDMKSGEQLATIQTQAEEQGEAPCENSEERESEDIIADAAAAARSAQPTGNTFSTTKVRTKSPFLLKYTLREYQHIGLDWLVTMYEKKLNGILADEMGLGKTIMTIALLAHLACEKGIWGPHLIVVPTSVMLNWETEFLKWCPAFKILTYFGSAKERKHKRQGWLKPNSFHVCITTYRLVIQDSKVFKRKKWKYLILDEAHLIKNWKSQRWQTLLNFNSKRRILLTGTPLQNDLMELWSLMHFLMPHVFQSHQEFKDWFSNPISGMVEGEEKVNKEVVDRLHNVLRPFLLRRLKRDVEKQLPMKVEHVIYCRLSKRQRNLYEDFIASSETQATLANANFFGMIGVIMQLRKVCNHPDLFEGRPIVSSFDMCRIDIQLSSSICSMLLPSSFSTVDLEGLGLLFTHLDYGMTSWESDEVQAIETPATLIMERTDMADLEVIKPGLKCQKKPHGTNIFEEIQRAIWEERIREAKERAEAIAWWNSLRCKKRPIYSTTLRDFVTIRHPVYDIHQKKANPVSYLFPSKLADIVLSPVERFQRMIDVVESFMFAIPAARASPPVCWCSKSETTVFLKPSYKQRCSDILSPLLSPIRPAIVRRQVYFPDRRLIQFDCGKLQELAILLRKLKSEGHRALIFTQMTKMLDILEAFINLYGYTYMRLDGSTQPEERQTLMQRFNTNPKFFLFILSTRSGGVGINLVGADTVIFYDSDWNPAMDQQAQDRCHRIGQTREVHIYRLISESTIEENILKKAKQKRALDDLVIQSGGYNTEFFKKLDPMELFSGHQTLSIKDTQKEKNQNSGEVSVTNADVEAALKHVEDEADYMALKKVELEEAVDNQEFTEEASGRLEEDEYVNEDDDPQELGDSVSTLSKENTLMLNGADLMEDKPPSIVAKEDDVDMLEDVKQMAEAAAAAGQALSAFENELRPIDRYAIRFLEMWDPIIDKAALESEVRIEDTEWELDRIERYKEEMEAEIDEDEEPLVYESWDADFATTAYRQQVEALAQHQLMEELEYEAKLKEEAEEEKNRTPAPSVSKPKPKKKPKKAKFKSLKKGSLTTGLRTVKDELRAVPMAIDDDVATSLDFVSPSSSTHKKRKKSKLTTDGEEEKRFKKSKKYKRDPHDIYDSDLDSNSLDMQQDDHAESDPCKSLVVLEPKTVGRSKMGGKISITPMPVKRVFMIKSEKLKKGNIWYKDCIPSADFWLPQEDAVLCAVVHEYGPNWSFVSEILHNMTAGGAYRGIYRHPVHCCERFRELFQKYVLFSMDNANHEKINNTCSGKALKVTEDNIRMLLDVASEQANRELLLQKHFFALLSTVWKAAHVDRRQNLHATCNGLYFDQSFFSSIGQHSQNPLNKPSERMTFANSAQSKMLLAAALDDFGSRPENDKIVLSNQGKDMLVTEDQVDITLEFPKEESDSLSSFPSVIKLSIKGDEAPPSLNKHTRSHHLKHCSAAAENRFREVAKACEEDSSRWASSAFPTNDARSRPGSRVQSSGKQRSSISDVIKPSRSKTKRPSVDSSELHRHQTGPLFPPMPSLQEPTLDLPSSTVDNFGFDMESDFPFDLNGESSLEREDFGLVPHDYIAELISGLDDCTTFPEYTDIR; encoded by the exons ATGGCGTCTAAAGGTCCAAGGTCTAAGGTTGATCCTGAGTATAAAGCTAAACGGCAAAAG GCTGTTGAAGCTCCACGGGAGCCTAGACGACCCAAAACTCATTGGGACCATGTCTTAGAAGAGATGGTGTGGCTATCAAAG GACTTTGAGTCAGAGAGGAAATGGAAATTAGCTCAGGCGAAGAAAGTTTCTTTAAAAGCCAGCAAAGGCATGTTAGATCAGGCTACAAGAGGTGAAAAGAAGATGAAG GAAGAAGAGCAGCGGTTAAGAAAAGTTGCACTAAATATTTCCAAGGATGTTAAGAAATTTTGGACAAAAATAGAAAAGCTG GTTCTTTACAAGCATCAAATGGAACTCGacgagaagaagaaaaaggcaCTGGACAAACAGCTTGAGTTTCTTTTAGGTCAAACTGAGAG ATATTCAACTATGTTGGCCGAGAATCTTGTGGATGCTCATACACCAGCAGAGAAAATTTCTGCAGAGCATCACATGAGTATTCAATGCAAAGATATAGACGGAGATATTATCAATGAACCTAAGGAAGCCAATGTTG CAGAGTATCAATCCGATGCACCTGATCACGATGAAGAATATGATGTACAATCTGATGATGTATCG GATGATGACGAGCAAACCCTCGAGGAGGATGAGGCTCTTATAACTAAAGAAGAAAGGCAAGAGGAATTGGCAGCTTTGCAAAATGAAATGGATCTTCCAATTGAGGAGTTACTCAAACGTTATGCTGGAGATAAAG GAGAATCGGCAAAGCATGAAAGTAGTCCAGAGTGTAGTGAAGATGGTGGAAATGTAGTTAGAACTGGTGATGCTGTTGATCAGGAAGAACTATTATCAG AAAATGGAGATCATATATCTATCAGAAAAATAGGTACAAACGACTCCAGCATGGTCCCTGGTCGACGTTGT GATGACAGTAACGGTGATGCAGCTACACCAACAAACAATCAATCTCAAAATGGCGACCATCAATCTGAAAATCTTAAAGAGGTTCCTACTGAGACGGCCAAAGAAAATGTTCCATTTGATTTTTCTGACGAAGAG GAAGACGGTGACTTTTTGTCTGGCACAGAGGATAAG GATGATGAAACAACCTTATCTGAGGAAGAAAAACTGGACAGAGTTGATGCAATTGATCCAAAGGATGAG ATTGCATTACTACAAAAAGAGAGTGACATGCCGGTTGAGGAACTGCTTGCAAGGTATAAAAAG GACCTGAGTGATGATGAGGATCAGGAAGATGAGTCAGATTATGCTTCTGCTTCATCAGAAGACCATCAGAACTCATCAGTCCATGATGATGCTGAGCAGAAGGATCCGGCTGTTTCTGTGGATGAAGATATGAAGTCCGGTGAGCAACTGGCTACCATACAGACGCAGGCAGAAGAACAGGGGGAAGCACCATGTGAAAATTCAGAGGAAAGAGAAAGTGAGGATATAATTGCTGATGCAGCTGCTGCTGCAAGATCAGCACAACCAACTGGAAACACCTTCTCCACAACTAAAGTGCGTACAAAATCCCCCTTTCTACTCAAGTACACTCTTCGTGAATATCAACATATTGGATTGGATTGGCTCGTCACAATGTATGAAAAAAAGCTGAATGGAATTTTGGCGGATGAAATGGGGCTTGGAAAAACTATTATGACTATAGCTTTGCTTGCACATCTTGCCTGTGAAAAGGGAATTTGGGGTCCACATCTAATTGTGGTCCCAACTAGTGTGATGCTTAACTGGGAGACTGAATTTCTGAAATGGTGTCCTGCGTTTAAAATTTTGACATATTTTGGAAGCGCAAAGGAGCGAAAACATAAAAGACAAGGATGGTTAAAACCAAACTCATTTCATGTATGCATAACAACTTATAGATTGGTTATTCAGGATTCCAAAGTTTTCAAGCGCAAAAAGTGGAAATACTTGATCTTAGATGAGGCACACCTCATTAAAAACTGGAAATCACAAAGGTGGCAGACACTGCTGAATTTCAATTCTAAACGACGGATTCTGTTGACTGGTACACCGCTACAGAATGATCTCATGGAACTATGGTCTCTCATGCATTTCTTGATGCCCCATGTTTTCCAGTCACACCAAGAGTTTAAGGATTGGTTTAGTAATCCTATATCTGGGATGGTGGAGGGAGAGGAAAAAGTTAATAAAGAGGTTGTTGATCGCCTGCATAATGTCCTTCGTCCATTCTTACTCCGTCGATTAAAGAGAGATGTAGAAAAGCAACTTCCCATGAAAGTTGAGCATGTCATATACTGTAGGCTGTCAAAGAGGCAGAGAAATTTGTACGAGGATTTTATTGCTAGCTCAGAGACTCAAGCTACTCTTGCAAATGCCAATTTTTTTGGGATGATTGGTGTTATCATGCAACTTCGCAAGGTTTGTAATCATCCTGACCTATTTGAGGGTCGTCCAATCGTCAGTTCTTTTGATATGTGTCGGATTGATATTCAGTTAAGTTCTTCTATTTGCTCCATGCTCTTGCCTAGCTCCTTTTCGACAGTTGACTTAGAAGGGTTGGGTCTTTTATTTACTCATCTTGATTATGGCATGACTTCTTGGGAGAGTGATGAAGTGCAAGCCATTGAGACCCCTGCTACTTTAATTATGGAACGCACTGATATGGCTGACCTGGAAGTAATTAAGCCTGGACTGAAATGTCAGAAAAAGCCTCATGGAACAAACATTTTCGAAGAGATTCAAAGGGCAATTTGGGAGGAGAGGATAAGAGAGGCAAAGGAACGTGCGGAAGCTATTGCATGGTGGAACTCCTTGAGGTGTAAAAAAAGACCCATCTACTCAACGACTCTAAGGGACTTTGTTACCATAAGGCATCCTGTATATGATATTCATCAAAAGAAGGCAAACCCTGTTTCATACTTGTTCCCATCAAAACTGGCAGACATTGTTCTCTCTCCAGTTGAACGATTTCAAAGGATGATTGACGTGGTTGAAAGTTTCATGTTTGCAATTCCTGCTGCCCGAGCATCCCCTCCTGTTTGCTGGTGCAGTAAAAGCGAGACAACTGTGTTTCTGAAGCCATCTTACAAGCAGCGATGCTCTGATATTCTGTCTCCACTATTGTCACCAATCAGGCCCGCAATTGTTCGTCGGCAAGTATATTTCCCAGATAGGCGACTTATACAATTCGACTGTGGAAAATTGCAGGAGCTAGCAATTTTGCTGAGGAAATTAAAATCAGAAGGTCACCGAGCTCTGATATTCACTCAGATGACTAAGATGCTTGACATATTAGAAGCGTTCATTAATTTGTATGGTTATACTTACATGCGGTTAGATGGATCAACCCAACCAGAGGAGAGGCAGACATTAATGCAGCGTTTTAACACAAACcccaaattttttcttttcatcttgTCAACTCGCAGTGGGGGTGTTGGTATCAATCTAGTTGGAGCTGACAcggttattttttatgatagtGACTGGAATCCTGCTATGGATCAACAGGCTCAAGATCGGTGCCACAGAATTGGCCAGACACGTGAAGTGCATATATATCGATTGATTAGTGAAAGCACCATTGAGGAGAATATTTTGAAGAAAGCAAAGCAAAAGCGAGCGCTTGATGATTTAGTTATACAAAGTGGGGGATATAATACTGAGTTCTTTAAGAAGCTTGATCCTATGGAACTGTTTTCAGGTCATCAAACACTTTCAATTAAAGACACGCAGAAGGAGAAAAACCAGAACAGTGGAGAAGTTTCTGTAACTAATGCAGATGTGGAAGCTGCATTAAAACATGTAGAAGATGAGGCAGATTATATGGCACTAAAGAAAGTTGAACTGGAAGAAGCTGTGGATAATCAGGAATTCACAGAAGAAGCCAGTGGGAGACTTGAAGAGGATGAGTATGTAAATGAGGATGATGACCCTCAAGAATTAGGTGACTCTGTTTCCACTTTGAGTAAAGAGAATACATTAATGCTAAATGGAGCTGATCTTATGGAAGATAAACCCCCCTCTATTGTTGCCAAAGAAGATGATGTTGACATGCTGGAAGATGTGAAACAGATGGCAGAAGCTGCAGCTGCAGCAGGACAGGCTTTATCAGCCTTTGAAAATGAGCTACGCCCTATTGATCGATATGCCATTCGTTTTCTAGAGATGTGGGATCCAATTATAGATAAAGCAGCCTTGGAATCTGAAGTCAGGATTGAGGACACTGAATGGGAATTGGATCGCATCGAAAGGTATAAGGAGGAGATGGAGGCCGAAATTGACGAAGATGAAGAGCCTCTTGTATATGAAA GCTGGGATGCAGATTTTGCAACAACGGCTTATCGACAGCAAGTAGAAGCCTTGGCTCAACATCAG TTAATGGAGGAACTTGAATATGAAGCTAAACTGAAAGAGGAagctgaagaagaaaaaaa CAGGACTCCGGCACCAAGTGTTTCAAAGCCCAAGCCTAAAAAGAAACCCAAGAAAGCAAAGTTCAAATCTCTGAAGAAAGGATCTTTAACCACTGGCTTAAGAACTGTGAAAGACGAGCTACGAGCAGTGCCAATGGCCATAGATGATGATGTTGCCACTAGCCTTGATTTTGTGTCTCCAAGTTCGAGTACACATAAAAAGCGTAAGAAGTCTAAATTAACAACTGATGgtgaagaagaaaagagattTAAGAAGTCCAAAAAGTACAAGAGGGATCCTCATGACATTTATGATTCAGATTTAGACTCCAACTCATTAGATATGCAGCAGGATGATCATGCAGAATCAGATCCATGTAAAAGTCTGGTTGTGTTGGAACCGAAAACAGTTGGCAGGAGTAAGATGGGAGGAAAAATATCCATCACTCCAATGCCTGTGAAACGGGTCTTTATGATAAAATCAGAAAAATTGAAGAAGGGAAATATTTGGTACAAAGATTGTATTCCATCAGCTGATTTTTGGCTGCCTCAGGAGGATGCAGTATTGTGTGCAGTTGTTCATGAATATGGTCCTAACTGGAGCTTTGTTAGTGAAATACTTCATAACATGACTGCTGGTGGGGCATATAGGGGGATATATCGTCATCCTGTCCATTGCTGTGAGAGGTTCAGAGAATTATTCCAAAAATACGTCTTGTTCTCTATGGATAATGCAAATCATGAGAAAATCAACAATACATGCTCTGGAAAGGCTCTTAAAGTAACAGAG GATAACATTCGAATGTTGTTAGATGTTGCTTCTGAGCAGGCAAATAGAGAGTTATTACTGCAGAAACACTTTTTTGCATTGCTTTCTACTGTCTGGAAAGCGGCACATGTTGACCGTAGACAAAATCTACACGCCACTTGCAACGGTCTCTATTTCGACCAGAGTTTCTTCTCTTCAATTGGCCAGCATTCACAAAATCCCCTGAACAAACCCTCTGAAAGGATGACATTTGCTAATTCGGCCCAGAGCAAAATGTTATTGGCAGCTGCACTGGATGACTTTGGAAGTAGGCCAGAGAATGACAAAATAGTCCTCTCTAACCAGGGTAAAGATATGCTGGTGACTGAAGATCAGGTGGATATAACTCTGGAGTTCCCGAAAGAGGAAAGTGATTCATTATCCTCATTTCCATCTGTTATAAAGTTATCAATAAAAGGGGATGAAGCACCACCTTCTTTAAATAAGCACACAAGAAGTCATCATCTTAAACATTGTTCCGCTGCTGCTGAGAATCGTTTCAG GGAGGTAGCAAAAGCTTGTGAAGAAGACAGTTCTCGATGGGCTTCATCAGCATTCCCAACAAATGATGCAAGGTCTCGACCTGGATCCAGGGTACAATCTTCTGGAAAGCAAAGGTCTTCCATCTCGGACGTTATTAAGCCATCTAGATCAAAGACCAAAAGACCTTCAGTGGATTCTAGTGAATTGCACCGCCATCAGACTGGTCCGTTATTCCCGCCAATGCCGTCGCTTCAGGAACCGACTTTGGATCTCCCTTCATCTACTGTGGACAATTTTGGATTTGACATGGAGAGCGATTTTCCCTTTGATTTGAATGGGGAAAGTTCACTGGAAAGGGAGGATTTTGGATTGGTCCCACATGATTATATAGCTGAGTTAATCTCAGGGCTTGATGATTGTACTACATTCCCTGAATATACTGATATTAGATAA